The nucleotide sequence aagaagaaatgggaaatgtactttaataatcccctttcggaaattcattttttctttttcttcttcatatgTTTGTGTAGCAGTTGTTTAGAGCTCAACACCGGAGAGCCAGTTCCTCAGGACTAGTCCTGGCAGTCCACCTGCACTTGAAAGACAAAGGCCACTCCTTTGAGGACAGTAATGTCCAGGTTTTATCCAAGAGAGACACATGGTTTGAGTCATTACCATATAAATGGTAATGACTCCCAATGAGATTAATTGGGAGTCATTACCATTTGTTTTCAGCTCCAACAGGAGTATAAGAATGATGTTAGATAAAGACAAAGGTCTGGTTATTACTTGACAAGCAGCATATGAATAACTAAGGTATTTAATGGAGGTATAAATGATTAATGTATAACATTAAGGCACAGCATACAAGAGCTATTGCACAGATTAAATAAGATATAGGATCTGTTGCGCACATTTCCAGTTTAAGTTCACTTTTTTATGGTATGTGAGTAGAAGCTGTTGAGATGTCTGGAGCTGCAGGACTTGATAAACTTTCAACATTTCCTGAGGggcagcagagtgaagaggttAATGCCTAGTGGGACAAGTTCTGAACTATAGTTGTTGCTCATCCCAAACATCAGGTTCTGTATAGGTCAGTGAGCTAGGGCAATTGGATGATCACAAATCTTGTATTTTTTGTCAGTCACAGTGCAGCGTAATAACCAGATTTATCACAAAACGCGTGGTAGGAGAGAAGAAAATCCATGAGCGGCACTATTACATGGTTAGTAAAACCTTCTGTTCCGTTTTCTGTGGCATATCACATCACATCTGTTACAGAGCATGCTTAATGAAACCATACTAGTAGGCAGTGACCCCACCCTGTGACTGCCACCTATTGCAAATTATACCATCAAAAAGAGTACCAGAATATAGTATAAGGATACGTTGGAAGGTGACTGAGAcataaccccaaccccaacaacACTGAAGGAAATTTGACAAATTGTACGACCCGTTAAAGTACAGTATTAGACATTTCACTTACATTAAGGATCTGGGTGATTTATTTGTCTATGATGCTAAGCAATTTAAGTAATAAAAACggcaaaaaaaattgtgtttgccATGTTTATTTTCGACAAGTTCTGTTAAACTGCTTAAGGAAATGTGTGAATTCCAGAATTAAAATGTGTCATAAGCTGTGTTTACTTAACATGAGCATGCTGCCATTTTGCTAAAGTCTGATCCAGAACAAAATGCCATCAACCAATttcaattaatattaatttggtTAATGCTGTTGTAATGCTGACATATAGTTGCTTCATTTACCCATCAATGCAAACTGAGCTCTTTTATCAGAAACAATGATTTTTACCAACATTTGTTCAGTGGCAGAATTTAGTTTTTACTTGGTCCTCAGGTCAGTAAGCCTCTATCTGAACACTGACATGACATTTAAGCTACAATTCTGAAGAAAATGACCTTACTGTATGAGGCAGGGATGGCAGAGTTGGTACATCGGCCTCCAGTGCTCATCGAAAGGTTTTCTTGTCTTTGGGTCAATCAGGTACTGTACGAAGTTGTGGAATGTAGGGGATACTCCAGATGCAATGGCATGTTCCTTTGTCTCTACTGTATAAGACAAGTTGCCATACCGGttcaaaatgaggaaaatataGCGTTCAAAGAATGATTTCCCGTACTTCTGGATCTTGTCACGAAAGGCAGAGACGAGACGAACAAATGGGTCCCGCACAAACAGGAACTTTTTGTAGTGCTTGAGCTTTGCCTGTAAacaacaaatatatataaactgtCAATCACAAAAATTCTGTGTCATGAATCTAATGGGACTGACTGATTCTGATAGTTGATTCAGAAACAAAGGcctaaaagaaatatttttataataactTCAAGTGAATTAACTGACCTTCGCTTCTGTTTTATTGATGTCTTTTAGGAATCGAAGGGCTTTAGAATCATGGGCATCGCGCCGACTAATCAACACGAGGTCTTGATCTGACGACAAACCATACCTCAGCGCATACAAAAGCCTTTTCCAGTTTGTACATGCTACCTGTAAGAAGGATAGGGGTTAAAGGCAgtaattttcaaatttttcattatgaaataatGGCCACCCTAACTGAGCACCTGTATTAATCTACTTAAAAATTAACACCAACATGTGAAAGGGTCATCCCATATAAAATCAATTAATCCTGATAAAATTTCCCACCTTACCCACTCAATagcagatgatttttttgtataatAACTTTACTTATAGTGTGTTTTAATAAGCTGCACAAAAGTCCATGTCCATCAAGAACTACGTGTCATATTTTGCCTagaattttttgtttgtcttcgtAATTAAAGGAGATAACCAAATAAAATTCTCAGAGATGAGAAACATATTTGAGCACTAAGCACATCAATTACATAATTTCCctctggaaaaataaaatatacatctatctagctatctgtctatttCACGTTCACTTTAGGTGGGATGCGTGTTtggtggaaatgtgtgtgtttgtacaaaaaaacaacccaaataATGGTTGAATTAACAGTCCGTATTTTTCGGACTATTAGGCGCACTTAAAAACCTTAAATTTCATCAAAAACGGGCTGTAGGTCTAATAATCCAGTGAgctttgtatactgtatatgctttcAGCAGTTGTGGTTCCTCTTGCTGACATCGAACCAGTTTTAATATCTGTTTTAGAACGACTTTGGTAAATTCGAATTTGACGACTCCAAAATAGCTCCGACCATGAGACAGTCTTAAGCTTGAACTCCATTATATAAGCATAACAGTCAAGCCGTAGAGCATGGTAGTAGAGCAGCTGCAAGGGAATTTAACTTAAATGAATTGATGGAAAGCAAATGGCGGTCTATGGGTGCTTCTTACTAGCATTCTTTGAATTCCAACTAATGAGCTATGCATCAGACGtctggagagagagatgaagactCTATGGTCAGGGCAGCATTCCTCCTTCCAAGCTTGCTTTGAATGTACCGACTGGCATTGCTTTTCTGCTGAATGTGgtgaaaacactgacaatctCACTGATACAGTTCCATCAATTCATTTTCTAGAGATGAacgtaatcatctcatcttcagccacgTTTCCGCATTGCGGGTTTCAGGTGTTGCCAGAACATATCCCAGCTTGCTATGGGCGAGAGGCGAGGGACAACCCGGATGCACTGCCACCAAATTCTGGGTTCTCTTGTGTAACCAAATATCTGATAACAATGATTAGCATGAAGAAAAAGATCTTCTCTTGAGGTAACGGTCAGGCAAGACAGGCTGAACCTGTCGTTAGAACGGAAATATCCAAAGCCAAAATGAAATACATGAACAAAGTACAGAATATGTAAATGGTGATCTCAGGTCAACCTGGTAGGACATCAAACCAATGGCGGAAAGTAATCAGTGTAATGACTCCAGGCAGTCTAAGTATACAGTAAATTGAATTTTGATTATGACAGTATACCTGAGACTTTCATTGTTGTCTTGTAATGCTTTGCATTAACTGCCAAACTCTCCAGGTTACGGAACTCTGATAACTCAAAATGATATCATATCAAGATGAAGTCGTCCGTGGAACACATACAAACGCCAAaatcttttgtgtgtgtatgatgcaTATGTCAATAACAGTCCTGTGTGTCCCGTAGTGTATGTATGTCTTTATCACCTTGGGAACGTAACAGTAGATGATGTGATGCTTGTCGTCATAAATTAAGTTTGCCAGTTCCCCATCACTCAAGTCATCTATACTGTAGCTCCAGTCCTTTTTAATAGTGTCACACATTTCTCTTAGCTGCTTCTGTCTCAGTTTCTGCAGTCGATGGATTGGCTCTGTTGTGATGACAAGATGAAGATGTGTTCACTATTTGCAGTTATCCCTGGTATTGTTTAAGGTGATTTCCTTTAAGGATCTGATGTAACAAAGCAGTCATTCATCTTTTCAATGTTCATGAAATTTTTAATATTGAATCCAAAAATGGCCAGAGTTCACATATCCTCTGTCAAGTAGTTTGTGGTCTAATTCCCAAAGATCTTCACATGAAAGTCAAGAAATACAACCAAACAATTCTTTAACCAAATTTCAAAAGATTATTCAAACAATGAAAACTGTCAGAACAAGATAtgagtttgtctgtgtgtgtgtgtgtgtgtgtgtgtgtgtgtgtgtgtgtgtgtgtgtgtgtgtgtgtgtgtgtgtgtgtgtgtgtgtgtgtgtgtgtgtgtgttgtgtgttgtgtgttttgtgtttatatatctatccatccatttccttgcCAATGAGATTATAGTAattgaatttcccagtttgggatcaaaaGTACAGGATCAATGAAGTAtatctgtccatccgtccacctatccatccatccatctaattGTCTTGTCTACTGCCCCTACttcatgcagacacagggagaacacactctaaaaaatgattcaaggacctggtaaatgtgacagtaatataaatgctcaataaaaattctgaatgtcatcatgatgagtatttgatttgactacatcaaaattaattagtaaaactccaacaggaatatttgtctgaaatagacacatgtaaattaagtgtacttacttaaaataaagtattatttgactcacagattacatggtttaaatatcTAATAATCTGTGTATTTTTCACCAGCCTTTTTTGAGACTATATTAACAAATGtcagttagttttaataagtaaaattattaaaaagtcAACTCAATTGGAGTAgtaactaacaacttaaaaacataaTATAAACAGATGCACTGAAGACTCactctggcagtggctcagcggtagagcagatgtcttgaaaacagatcgcccagccatcggtggctCGAaccccgctcccgccaggacatgtgagctgatggtgggagacgtcagctcacctcccagccactgcctaggttcccttgagcaaggtgacGTCCTCCCTCATTTTGGGGTGCGACCCCCCCAAATTAatttactcaatttgtgtaggtaattgaaccaaatcagTTTGTTAACACgtactagaaaatattacttagattttactcatgactcaggttttgttttaacagatttgagagctttcatatctactcaatatttgtgAGTGTAAAAAAGGTTTCACATGTTTCAATTAagtaacatacagtattatttttttgagtgcaTGCCAACTCACAGAAAGGATATAATATAAACACCAAAACACATAAACTTACCTGTCTTTGCTATCATTTTTTGCAGCATGTGCATTTGGTCAAAGGACAACATGATGAAATACAGGATTACCAATAATACAAGGAGCACACTGAATATTTTCCATGGTGCCATCATACTTGGGAGTTATACCTGGAGTCAGCTTCTGTCAGAAAGAGTAAACGTATACCGTGAATGGTTGAAAGGTTAAAGTAACATCAGCAACACATGGTCAAAAAATACAGTCCAATATGTCAGAacgtggggaaaaaaatagatcattacataaaaatgtctttcttgaTATTCTTTGATGACAagtttttaaaatccatttgtggacaaacatgcaaatcagtCACCACATTATGCACCTTTCTTCAATGTTCCTTGATAGAAGACCTGATTCTGACAGGAAAATACTTCTCAAAAAGCCCAAACTAGATGGACAGTTTCCTCCCGAGATCTATGGTTCAGAGGTGTAATATGAAGTGTTGGCTGTTTGCAAAGCAAAtattgtgaaaagaaaatgtgttttccttctAAGCTAAGCAGGACTTGACATCCGTTACACCACAGTACCTTTTATCAAAACACAAATTCAGTCACACCACTGTACCTGTTGACTGACGACAGCTTAGTCAAATAACTTGATGTGGTGTCACTGGGGGTAGcatttggacccaaatgcagaacactcaTGTAGAAGCTTTCACTCATATTTAATCAGTAATGCAAaattccaggaaacacaagacaaCTCTCAAAGTTCAGCAAACTAGACATGTGGGCAAGGgaacaaaacaatctggcacaAAACTAACAGAGTAAGGATAAAAAAGCCTCAGGCTGATCAgcctgatcaagtccaggtgttgagatgagggacaggtgtggagatgagacTTCGCCCAAAAGTCCGGCCTCTTCTCCCGCCACACCCcggcacagcagagcagcaacaccgAACCGTAACAGTATCCCCCCCTCAAGGAGCGGCTCCCGACGTCCCACAAACAGACCCGGGGGAGGGTCAGGATCGAGCTCCAGGACTGAATGGAGTTCAGGCCCAGAATCGGGAACAGGTCTAGAAACCGGCTGGAATCCAAGCTTTAAACCGGCTGGGGAGCGAGCGCAGACACAGGGTGATGTGCGGACCTGGATGCAGGCTGGGGTGCGGACCTGGAAGCGGGCTGGGGTGCGGACTCGGAAGCAGGCTGGGGTGCGGACTCGGAAGCAGGCTGGGATGTGGACTCAGAAGAGGGCTGGGGTGCAAACACTGAAGCGGGCTGGGGTGCGGACCTGGAAGCAGGCTGGGGTGCAGACTCAGAAGAGGGCTGGGGTGCAAACACTGAAGCGGGCTGGGGTGCAGACCTGGAAGCAGGCTGGGGTGCGGACCTGGAAGCGGGCTGGGATGCGGACCCGGAAGCAGACTTGGGTGCAAACTCGGATGCAGGTTGGGCTTCGGACTCAGAAACAGGCTCTTCTGGAGAAGAGCCTGTTTGAGAGCCCAGCActgtatcctcaccaacttttcaactgctgaacttcttcagtaaaccttTTTGGAATACCATTTGTCTCATCACTAAAGATATACCTCTCAACTGAGCTAAAGAACCGAAGAAGATTTTGTTCagagaatacaccaagaagagacgaatttaaatccacatttttattggttaagtgtgctttataaatgaaattcaaaagaaaaaaggccaagcacatcagcaaaccaattaggccaggtgcatttctcaaaaatacaatacaaatacagttaaataaaataaaattcagaaataaattaaggctgagtctcaaaaaggcacataagcagactcaatcaaaatgaatactaaagctgactcaatacagtaattcaaaataaatagtataacatgcctctaaataaggcaactaaacagcaaaatgtcaacaggcttttcataagctaacgttacaggaactgacaacagacaactttgtgtccttgacatgttttgcatttaaatgataccttaggctggagctgcttcggtgatatgaaaattctcttttacaaaaggtacaataataataataataataataataataatggattagatttatatagcgcttttctggacactcaaataCGCTTTACACCGGatacattattcattcactcctcattcatacttggtgatggtaagctacgtgtgtagccacagctgcccaggggcagactgacggaggcgtttacagtgcagaatcactgcgtttttgttgatagtcccgtctttgttctttttataaataaactttccccCCAAacgtccgagtgggcttgcctcgctctcctgtgtcgcgtccatctctgttgtcagtcccCCTGCTGTTGACTAGTGGCACaagtaggaagtgacgtcactgcagcggGTCtgctacgggtccctcaatgggccaaatttcccactcgcgattaattgcgttaatttttagagcgcgttaatttgcagcgtaattaattaatctaattaaggcgttaaagtgacagccctagtatgtacatatatacatacagtattgtgCGCCTTCGTGCATTGGTGCATCACAGCTCTCGAACTCaccgcggatttttggtaggcagtcacgtgataccgtacgtgctcggttccatgagtctcagacttatgtgagacacaaaactgctttaaacagtcgacaggagtgtggaaaaaagtaaaacgGGGAGAAGGTATGTatgtggagggttcataaacgtttaaattactgtaaaattaaaatagtttgttgctctcaATTAAttgatagagcaacaaacttaattggttcctggaacgcattaactgcaagtaaTGAAGGCacactgtgtatatacatatacagtacgtatatatacacacatactctATATCATACACTTATCAATTAATGATTTGGTCAAAGAAAAATTTTGTATTATATAGTCATTTACAAGAGCCAAAACAGATGTTGGAATGGAttacacatgaaaacaacaactgCCTGTATTTGTATTGAAGGCCAGCAGGTGATTTCATCTGCATATGAAGCGTTAAGAAATGAACCATTACTCAAACCAGTAGCCTGAAATGGTCCGACGCCTCATGAGGCTTCATCTTACCATCACTAGTGatgttcccttttttttctgatacaTGCCACGGACTCGGTGCGCGTTCCCATGTGAAACACTGCTCCGGAGCCTGCTTCAGACATGGAAAAACCACGTGtctgatgacgtttggcacaccaAATGCGCCGAAACACTAAGCACCCCATTCACCATGTGACACACTGGCACTTCtttcaccaggtgaaacagtttagtgGTCCGGATCAATGCGTGATCCTAAACACCAGCCGGTCTAAGTGCAATTTAATAAGGTAGAAACATTTTGAACTTGTGCcgccgaacaaagtagattttaatttctaagaaacttattttcaggctctgctGCTCACGGAGTatgaaataataaaccacacaaatgtcattttcaatttGCAGGTgatgtgtttgctttgttcccagcacctgacgtaCAATAACAACACGTCATTAACGATGAGGCGTTACCGACCCAGACGTGAGAATGCTAATCATGCTATGTAACTCACGCACATGAACAGATGTGTATATTTTTacacatgaacatgtaatctatatctcttattgctttattgaaccctgcaaggaccaatgaccataaaacaatttcctataatatatggctacaacatagtttggagataaagtcagagaggccagactgagatggtttggacatgtcgaggagagatagtgaatatattggtagaagaatgctgagttttgaactgccaggcaggaggcctagaggaagaccaaaaaggaggtttatagatggagtgagagaggacatgaaggtagttggtgtgagagaagaagatgcagaggacagggttagatggaggcaactgattcgctgtggcgacccctgaagggagaagccaaaaggaaaagaaaatatggctacaatatagcaagcaaagattaacacattgaattacaTTATATTCGGTTCTATTCAGAAAATATAGTGTAATACTACATGTAATCACTAACCATCACTACACAGAACTAAAAGACAGTCAggtttaaaaagcctcaggctaatcagcctgatcaagGCCAGGTGTTGAAGTAAGGGACAAGTGTGGAGGCGAGACTCCACGCAAAAGCTTGGCCTCTTTGCCTgtcacaccccagcacagcagagcagcaatgCCGAACCACGACATGTGGCTCTCCAgatgtcagtcatcttcagattaccactgctatacccgccgcagtgggtcacggggagccggagcctatctcggcagtatagggtgtgaggcaggggacagtCCGGGCACGgcaccagtgcaccgtggagccacacacaaagacagacaaccatgcacacacacactcattcctacgggcaatttggaatggccaatcaacctgaagcgcatgcttttggaggtgggagaaagccagagaacctggagagaacccacgcagacacagggagagcatgcaaactccgcacagaacgggactcgaacccaggtccgccgtgttgtgaggtggcagcgctaaccactacgccaccgtgccgccctctcCAGATGTCAAGTCAGTCAAATCTCATTTAAATAGACTGACTTGAGCTTCCAGACAGATTCTCTTAAAAGATCACCAGAGAATAAAACCTGATGAGTTCTGGATCCcctgacatttcttttttcccctgttCATTAAAGAAGCTGAACAGCTACCTGATGTACAAAATTTAGCAAAAACAATTAATAATTTCttgttcgcctctaaaatatCCTCCAAGAGCAGGGATGTCAAAATCAAATACATGGAAAGCCAAAAAACCAAATGTACTTcaagccgagggccggactTGTTCAATGTTTACTAAAACCTTGAAATTATTgcacatagcctattgaaccaagagtttatattattaaatgaataaagtaatattttcttatggctTTGTCAATTTtaagtgaaaaaaattttcaacaGGTACACAGAGTAAAATGAACTTCCTTCAAAGAAaagtaatgtctttttttatgtttctgaaACATTTGATGGTGCCTTCTTAGATTATGTTCTTTCATTACAGCCAAACTTTCTCCTCACAGAAGAGACACAGGTTTGCCTTTTACTTCTGCGAACATGTACACGGGCTTGAAACAGGGGCTTGAAACCAGCTGTTCTCAGCATCCACCTTCCATTTTTGAGAAGGAGGGGAGCTAAAAGTTAACCTCTGCTCTGACggctgatgaataatgaagCTGAGGCCAGCTCGCTGCAGTGACTTCGCGGGCTACCATTGCATTGTGATGAACGTAGTGTTGGTTGTATGCAAAAGACCAGCAGGTGGCTGTGGCCTGCGGACCAGTTCTAATGGTAATTAAGTAACATCCAGGGGGCCATAGATAATTAATTTGCGGGCCGGATCTGGCTCCCGgtctttgactttgacatatgtgcttCAGAGCaacttattttgtattttggaaACCATGTCTGCTTTCTTTTAAGTGGTATTTGTGTATCATCATATATTTTTggtgaaacataaaaatattattatattaattctTCTCCAAGACTgaacttcattcctctcctt is from Antennarius striatus isolate MH-2024 chromosome 23, ASM4005453v1, whole genome shotgun sequence and encodes:
- the LOC137590883 gene encoding carbohydrate sulfotransferase 12-like isoform X2, which translates into the protein MMAPWKIFSVLLVLLVILYFIMLSFDQMHMLQKMIAKTEPIHRLQKLRQKQLREMCDTIKKDWSYSIDDLSDGELANLIYDDKHHIIYCYVPKVACTNWKRLLYALRYGLSSDQDLVLISRRDAHDSKALRFLKDINKTEAKAKLKHYKKFLFVRDPFVRLVSAFRDKIQKYGKSFFERYIFLILNRYGNLSYTVETKEHAIASGVSPTFHNFVQYLIDPKTRKPFDEHWRPMYQLCHPCLIQYDFIGHQETLQEDTNQLLKILELEKWKFPPANQNVTAQDSMFNWFKPVLMEERRKLYELYEMDFKLFGYSKPVELLDG
- the LOC137590883 gene encoding carbohydrate sulfotransferase 12-like isoform X1 codes for the protein MMAPWKIFSVLLVLLVILYFIMLSFDQMHMLQKMIAKTGRTSPCSREPRQWLGGELTSPTISSHVLAGAGFEPPMAGRSVFKTSALPLSHCQKPIHRLQKLRQKQLREMCDTIKKDWSYSIDDLSDGELANLIYDDKHHIIYCYVPKVACTNWKRLLYALRYGLSSDQDLVLISRRDAHDSKALRFLKDINKTEAKAKLKHYKKFLFVRDPFVRLVSAFRDKIQKYGKSFFERYIFLILNRYGNLSYTVETKEHAIASGVSPTFHNFVQYLIDPKTRKPFDEHWRPMYQLCHPCLIQYDFIGHQETLQEDTNQLLKILELEKWKFPPANQNVTAQDSMFNWFKPVLMEERRKLYELYEMDFKLFGYSKPVELLDG